From the genome of Mycoplasma anserisalpingitidis, one region includes:
- the rplS gene encoding 50S ribosomal protein L19, which translates to MQNRLLQLVEEPQLRTDLPQFQTGDNVKVHVRIREGEKIRIQVFEGLVISKKESGTRETFTVRKISYGIGVERTFPLHSPLIAAIEVVRSNKTRRQKLYYMRNRSGKSARLKEINRK; encoded by the coding sequence ATGCAAAATAGATTATTACAGTTAGTTGAAGAACCTCAATTACGTACTGACTTACCACAATTCCAAACTGGTGATAATGTTAAAGTTCACGTTCGTATTCGTGAAGGAGAAAAAATTCGTATCCAAGTATTCGAAGGATTGGTTATTTCAAAAAAAGAATCAGGAACAAGAGAAACTTTTACAGTTAGAAAAATTTCTTACGGAATCGGTGTGGAAAGAACTTTCCCATTACACTCACCACTTATTGCTGCTATTGAAGTAGTTCGTTCAAACAAAACTAGAAGACAAAAACTTTACTACATGAGAAATCGTAGTGGAAAAAGCGCACGTCTTAAAGAAATTAACAGAAAATAA
- a CDS encoding UU173 family protein yields MAKQLKKINFNNFRLYNSGLKVLSWFNNFEETTIELYKQIWDNDANSDELLDFINSSDNDEEEINELHKDLSFDDDETFEADIKIQNKNFEKYVNQALEFYLFKNDIKDKNEVGYISSNLCQEDKIKQTIEHINNPKIKFIFNPVLGYIINKNNYDYLISSSVFGYDKITKKIVYIKYSKGTSQEFYLKGLYDYSIYKKIGLDVKDISIICIDGLKYKYDNIVKNIVNFAEVRGVWHGKDKPKLDKNAKDIQKFNLKINGFIYEKASQFGSKFDLPLIFWVERNLIPNVSSFKISGELETGYFVNFEKIISDSIDIINEPFGAIIDNIIENEKYVNNYQLIINEVVNHFLNLNIDELKNKISSENYEDLNFYEEMTKLKWLRGEEINSLCLILMGKIHHQNGFNLYGKRNKFNLYNVKTIDDNFAKLPYFTTTEALNIIKNIHIKDSITVWYDYEGFSSIIPLINGVGPNLQIPNQVSVIKTVNGKRIWNTNIVVDTKNIKLINLVELIENIYDKNSNAYVVFNKTYENTRNKEIAKLVVQTIQKVERYEYLCDIEDPKRHEFYEKYNLKDDIEFVEEFIKKGYVDDNNNADYLKFNKLVDHIINNTVDLADVFKYNSLTNELIQKTDYFEFITNDKHIQKPKNLKKYSFDDIKEKIVLLKKDMSKNIDVCNAKLAFVFTNYLKNKYSIKKIENFITSNDLQLKTRIKPYKTLEIQNGTMAMNEAIKRHAGITGEFAWQEISKSLKEYCENDVIAMIMVYELIMEIFRTLTNNISDFEYKIRLESIKNDGKYIINDDFNVEFLDR; encoded by the coding sequence ATGGCTAAACAATTAAAGAAAATAAACTTTAATAACTTTAGACTTTACAACAGTGGTTTAAAAGTTCTTTCATGATTTAATAATTTTGAAGAAACGACAATTGAATTATATAAACAAATTTGAGATAATGATGCAAATTCAGATGAGTTATTAGATTTTATAAATAGCAGTGATAACGATGAAGAAGAAATTAATGAACTTCATAAAGATTTAAGTTTTGATGATGATGAAACTTTTGAAGCTGATATTAAAATTCAAAACAAAAATTTTGAGAAATATGTTAATCAAGCACTTGAATTTTACCTATTCAAAAACGATATTAAAGATAAAAATGAAGTTGGATATATAAGTTCAAATTTATGTCAAGAAGACAAAATAAAACAAACTATTGAACATATTAATAACCCAAAAATAAAGTTTATTTTTAATCCTGTTTTGGGATATATTATTAATAAAAATAATTATGATTATTTAATTTCAAGTTCAGTTTTTGGATATGATAAAATCACAAAAAAAATTGTTTACATTAAGTATTCAAAAGGAACATCACAAGAATTTTATTTGAAGGGTTTATATGATTATTCTATCTATAAAAAAATCGGTTTAGATGTAAAAGACATTTCAATTATTTGTATTGATGGACTTAAATATAAATATGATAATATTGTAAAAAACATAGTAAATTTTGCTGAAGTCAGAGGCGTTTGACATGGTAAAGATAAACCAAAATTAGATAAGAATGCAAAAGATATACAGAAATTCAACTTAAAAATCAATGGATTTATCTATGAAAAAGCCTCACAATTTGGTTCAAAATTTGACTTACCCTTAATATTTTGGGTTGAGAGAAATTTAATCCCTAATGTTTCATCATTTAAAATTTCAGGAGAATTAGAAACAGGATACTTTGTTAATTTCGAGAAAATAATTTCTGACTCTATAGATATTATCAATGAACCTTTCGGTGCAATTATAGACAATATCATAGAAAATGAAAAATACGTAAATAATTATCAATTAATAATTAATGAAGTAGTAAATCATTTTTTAAATTTAAACATAGATGAATTAAAAAATAAAATAAGTTCTGAAAACTACGAAGATCTAAATTTTTATGAAGAAATGACTAAATTAAAATGATTGAGGGGTGAAGAAATAAACTCTCTTTGTTTAATTTTGATGGGGAAAATACATCACCAAAATGGATTTAACTTATATGGTAAAAGAAATAAATTCAATCTTTATAATGTAAAAACAATTGACGATAATTTTGCTAAACTACCATATTTTACAACTACAGAAGCTCTTAATATTATTAAAAATATTCATATAAAAGATAGTATAACTGTTTGATATGATTATGAGGGTTTTAGTTCAATCATTCCATTAATTAATGGTGTAGGACCAAACTTGCAAATTCCAAATCAAGTTTCAGTTATTAAAACAGTTAATGGAAAAAGAATTTGAAATACTAACATAGTGGTTGACACCAAAAACATAAAATTAATTAATTTGGTAGAACTTATTGAAAATATATACGATAAAAATTCAAATGCCTATGTTGTTTTCAACAAAACATATGAAAATACAAGAAATAAAGAAATTGCAAAATTAGTTGTTCAAACCATACAAAAGGTTGAAAGATATGAATACTTGTGCGATATCGAAGATCCCAAGAGACATGAATTTTATGAAAAATATAATTTAAAAGATGATATAGAATTTGTTGAAGAATTTATTAAAAAGGGTTATGTTGATGACAATAATAATGCAGATTATTTAAAATTTAATAAACTAGTAGATCACATAATTAACAATACTGTTGACTTGGCAGATGTTTTTAAATACAACAGTTTAACCAATGAACTAATTCAAAAAACTGATTATTTTGAATTCATAACTAATGATAAACATATTCAAAAACCTAAAAACTTAAAAAAATATTCATTTGATGATATTAAAGAAAAAATTGTACTTTTAAAGAAAGATATGTCAAAAAATATTGATGTATGTAATGCAAAATTAGCATTTGTTTTCACCAATTATTTGAAAAACAAATACTCTATTAAAAAAATAGAAAATTTTATAACTTCAAATGATTTACAATTGAAAACTCGTATAAAACCATACAAAACTTTAGAAATTCAAAACGGAACAATGGCTATGAATGAAGCTATTAAGAGACATGCTGGTATAACCGGAGAATTTGCTTGACAAGAAATCAGCAAAAGTTTAAAAGAATATTGTGAAAATGATGTTATTGCAATGATAATGGTTTATGAATTAATAATGGAAATTTTTAGAACACTAACGAATAATATTTCTGATTTTGAGTACAAAATAAGACTTGAATCTATAAAAAACGATGGTAAATACATAATAAATGATGATTTCAATGTTGAATTTTTAGACAGATAA
- a CDS encoding Sua5/YciO/YrdC/YwlC family protein: MYNNFDDIIICSTDTVNGIGGPVNDLVLEKIYFLKKRPIDKKIMILVSSIEQAKKFSEWNGQASEWAKKYWPGAFSIVVNDQGFRMPNNKKLLEFLEKNGPHYMSSANISSQDIIKLSESKKVFPMVKNIYDFGESSGSASNIYILEQDKWIIRDKSSFNLKKRK, encoded by the coding sequence ATGTACAATAATTTTGATGATATTATAATTTGTTCAACTGACACAGTCAATGGAATTGGTGGTCCAGTAAATGATTTAGTTTTAGAAAAAATTTATTTTCTTAAAAAAAGACCTATTGACAAAAAAATTATGATTTTAGTCAGTTCAATTGAACAAGCAAAAAAATTTAGTGAATGAAATGGACAAGCTAGTGAATGAGCAAAAAAATATTGACCTGGTGCCTTTAGTATTGTAGTAAACGATCAAGGTTTTAGAATGCCAAATAATAAAAAATTATTAGAATTTCTAGAGAAAAATGGTCCTCACTATATGTCTAGTGCTAATATTTCCTCACAAGATATTATAAAATTGAGTGAATCAAAAAAAGTTTTTCCAATGGTTAAAAATATCTATGATTTTGGTGAATCAAGCGGATCAGCAAGTAATATTTACATTCTAGAACAAGATAAATGAATAATCAGAGATAAAAGTAGTTTTAATCTTAAAAAACGCAAATAA
- a CDS encoding Smr/MutS family protein, translating into MIEIDLHGYTIEEAQSEIWDPFSRLEKGEISKLLVITGIGTGALKYFVEKTAEDFNFNWELTNKNGAYLITRKVENDNFFQEDEDEFEDDIDEIFNQYKN; encoded by the coding sequence ATGATCGAAATAGATTTACACGGTTACACAATTGAAGAAGCTCAATCAGAAATTTGAGACCCATTTTCAAGGCTTGAAAAAGGAGAAATTTCTAAATTATTAGTAATTACCGGTATTGGTACTGGTGCACTTAAATATTTTGTTGAAAAAACTGCAGAAGATTTTAATTTTAATTGAGAATTAACAAATAAAAATGGTGCATATTTAATTACAAGAAAAGTTGAAAATGATAATTTCTTTCAAGAAGACGAAGATGAATTTGAAGATGATATTGATGAAATTTTCAACCAATATAAAAATTAA
- a CDS encoding IS30 family transposase: protein MNYTQLKPEERLIIQINYGFKTLKEIAEMLRRSVSTISREVKRNSNIYGEYDAAYANKKTKIRKCYSRNHNAFANKEFNDFFTEHYEKNYHGVEATLKLYQEKTGKKGYSIRTLYKWIKLNIWVLKMKNRLRKGYVKNGKRKTDYKIRLTHGNKFVFPIPMRPKSIETREKWGHWEIDLVIGRKGKGYHNLLTLTERKTRFTIIKKVTSKFWFEINKVLNEIIKDYPFPFLSITSDNGFEFQALGLVAYKNDLLIYKAQPYCSFQRGSNEHFNGLIRRKFKKGFDFTELTDEEVQELQDEINNMPRKIFGFKSSREMAEQELNIEMILLDLLPNLE from the coding sequence ATGAATTATACACAATTAAAACCAGAAGAGAGATTAATTATTCAAATCAACTATGGTTTCAAAACATTAAAAGAAATTGCAGAAATGTTAAGAAGATCTGTAAGTACAATCTCTAGAGAAGTTAAACGAAATTCGAATATCTACGGTGAATATGATGCTGCATATGCTAATAAAAAAACAAAAATTCGAAAATGCTATTCAAGGAATCATAATGCTTTTGCAAACAAAGAATTTAATGATTTCTTTACTGAACACTATGAAAAAAATTATCATGGCGTTGAAGCTACTCTTAAACTTTATCAGGAAAAAACAGGTAAAAAAGGTTATTCTATTAGAACTCTTTACAAATGAATTAAATTAAATATTTGAGTCCTGAAAATGAAAAACCGTTTAAGAAAAGGGTATGTTAAGAATGGTAAAAGAAAGACTGATTATAAGATTAGATTAACGCATGGTAACAAGTTTGTTTTCCCTATACCTATGCGGCCTAAAAGTATAGAAACTAGAGAAAAATGGGGTCATTGAGAAATTGACTTAGTTATTGGAAGAAAGGGAAAAGGGTATCACAACTTACTAACTTTAACAGAGAGAAAAACACGTTTTACCATTATAAAAAAGGTCACTAGCAAATTTTGATTTGAGATAAACAAGGTGCTGAATGAAATAATTAAGGATTATCCATTTCCATTTTTATCAATAACTTCAGATAATGGATTTGAATTTCAAGCCTTAGGATTAGTAGCCTATAAAAATGACTTATTAATTTATAAAGCACAACCATATTGTTCATTTCAAAGAGGTTCAAATGAACATTTTAATGGACTAATTCGTAGAAAATTCAAAAAAGGATTTGATTTTACAGAATTAACTGATGAAGAAGTTCAAGAACTTCAAGATGAAATAAACAATATGCCAAGAAAAATTTTTGGTTTTAAATCTTCTAGAGAAATGGCTGAACAAGAGTTAAATATAGAAATGATTTTACTAGATCTTTTACCTAATCTTGAATAA
- the mutM gene encoding bifunctional DNA-formamidopyrimidine glycosylase/DNA-(apurinic or apyrimidinic site) lyase translates to MPEYPEVTIVRKGLESIVNNKTITDVIVISNKFIKNTTEENFINFLVNKNIAKVNNIGKFIEFVFHDNSRMISHLRMEGKYYTRDINLIKDGIREKHDYIIFILDKNVALAYNDTRMFGSFEIVEKNDQRSLYEIKNLAQLPGDVNVDELFNKLQRRTKSIKSILLDQSLVLGIGNIYADETLHREKVFPMTKCNLISKNKLQKILNTAQEIMDQSIQAGGSSVNTYKGVNGKIGTFQNKLFVYGRANSVCLQCNKENLVKVKLDFKDNGRGTTYCPRCQKEENVK, encoded by the coding sequence ATGCCAGAATATCCAGAAGTTACTATAGTTAGAAAAGGTCTAGAAAGTATTGTAAATAACAAGACAATAACAGATGTTATTGTTATTTCAAATAAATTTATAAAAAACACCACTGAAGAAAATTTTATAAATTTTTTAGTCAATAAAAATATTGCTAAAGTTAATAATATTGGTAAATTTATAGAATTTGTTTTTCATGATAATTCTAGAATGATTTCGCATTTAAGAATGGAAGGAAAATATTACACTAGAGACATAAATTTAATCAAAGATGGGATTAGAGAAAAACATGATTACATCATTTTTATTTTAGATAAAAATGTTGCACTAGCATACAATGATACTAGAATGTTCGGTTCATTTGAAATAGTTGAAAAAAATGATCAGAGAAGTTTGTATGAAATTAAAAATTTAGCTCAATTACCTGGCGATGTAAATGTTGATGAATTATTTAATAAACTCCAGAGAAGAACTAAAAGCATTAAGTCTATCTTGCTTGATCAGTCACTAGTACTAGGTATTGGAAATATTTATGCTGACGAAACACTTCACAGAGAAAAAGTATTTCCGATGACTAAATGTAATTTAATTTCCAAAAATAAATTGCAAAAAATTCTTAATACTGCTCAAGAAATAATGGATCAAAGTATTCAAGCTGGTGGCTCATCAGTAAATACTTATAAAGGTGTAAATGGTAAGATTGGTACTTTTCAAAATAAATTATTTGTTTATGGACGTGCTAATTCCGTTTGTTTACAGTGCAATAAAGAAAATTTAGTTAAAGTTAAATTGGATTTTAAGGATAATGGACGTGGAACTACATATTGTCCAAGATGTCAGAAAGAGGAAAATGTTAAATAA
- a CDS encoding YneF family protein: MVQFEVWQLVLMIVGTIIAVAIFTGIITFFVVRHMFQKQIKENPPITEKQIRVMFAQMGRKASEAQIRQVMRSMQNAKD, translated from the coding sequence ATGGTACAGTTTGAAGTATGACAATTAGTGTTGATGATTGTTGGTACAATTATTGCGGTAGCCATCTTTACTGGAATAATAACATTTTTTGTTGTAAGACACATGTTTCAAAAACAAATTAAGGAAAACCCACCAATTACTGAAAAACAAATTAGAGTTATGTTTGCTCAAATGGGTAGAAAAGCATCTGAAGCACAGATTAGACAAGTGATGCGTTCGATGCAAAATGCTAAAGATTAA
- a CDS encoding MAG3090 family protein, whose translation MKRLQCLYRPEQNQEYPWMLKHPKVNAALALFKTRQEATEWYFSLKEECVYWFQNDRGIWAGQIISGIESDGIFEHEIVVDNFDGGSTMESVGKENHISLSTWRRNEKEAEQRLRNITDFKLISDPKTYFPAEDIKRPARKSRKDVEIEELRKRIELLLIQLANSSKDYSKEIESLKEELNNSSSDKTELLERIIELQKRADEEEKQKEVVVEEKVIEKEKSYLTKFVCACELSTEDKMKVLVIYKDKLNKIRQNLQNNVGSTADVNEIKSNIEKVNQIYSKLLKEDKNLTENQKTVVSLLLDQVKNSAIELVKSFEVNADAKDTPASATYYYDDELGFNNKVAHGTSYVLYNMHHVAFTTKDKYTYSVPALTKISRNNVAIELLKETVKEVVTQKVPTSVISHEDCEKPSKLLKLFAALSSVLLLILIIVLIFLVIYYVQM comes from the coding sequence ATGAAACGTTTACAATGTTTATATAGACCAGAGCAAAATCAAGAATATCCTTGAATGCTAAAACACCCAAAAGTTAATGCAGCATTAGCTTTATTCAAAACTCGTCAAGAAGCAACAGAATGATATTTTTCACTTAAAGAAGAATGTGTTTACTGATTCCAAAATGACCGTGGAATTTGAGCCGGACAAATTATTTCTGGAATTGAATCTGACGGAATATTTGAACACGAAATTGTAGTAGATAACTTTGATGGTGGTTCAACAATGGAAAGTGTTGGTAAAGAAAATCACATTAGCTTATCAACATGAAGAAGAAATGAAAAAGAAGCTGAACAACGTTTAAGAAATATTACAGACTTCAAATTAATAAGTGATCCAAAAACATACTTCCCAGCAGAAGATATTAAAAGACCTGCACGTAAAAGTAGAAAAGATGTTGAAATTGAAGAATTAAGAAAAAGAATCGAACTTTTATTAATTCAATTAGCTAACTCTTCAAAAGATTACTCAAAAGAAATCGAATCATTAAAAGAAGAATTAAACAATTCATCATCAGATAAAACTGAATTACTTGAACGTATTATTGAATTACAAAAGCGTGCTGATGAGGAAGAAAAACAAAAAGAAGTTGTAGTTGAAGAAAAAGTTATTGAAAAAGAAAAATCTTACTTAACAAAATTTGTATGTGCATGCGAACTTTCAACAGAAGATAAAATGAAAGTTCTTGTAATTTACAAAGATAAATTAAACAAAATTAGACAAAACTTACAAAATAATGTTGGATCAACAGCTGATGTTAATGAAATTAAATCAAACATCGAAAAAGTTAACCAAATCTACTCAAAATTACTTAAAGAAGACAAAAACTTAACTGAAAACCAAAAAACAGTTGTTTCTCTTCTATTAGATCAAGTAAAAAATTCAGCTATCGAATTAGTAAAATCATTCGAAGTTAATGCTGATGCTAAAGACACACCTGCATCTGCTACATACTACTATGACGATGAATTAGGATTTAACAATAAAGTTGCTCACGGAACATCTTATGTTTTATACAACATGCACCATGTTGCATTTACAACAAAAGACAAATACACATATTCAGTACCTGCTTTAACAAAAATTTCTAGAAACAATGTTGCAATCGAGTTGTTGAAAGAAACAGTAAAAGAAGTAGTTACACAAAAAGTTCCAACAAGTGTGATTTCACATGAAGATTGTGAAAAACCTTCAAAATTATTAAAATTATTTGCTGCATTATCTTCAGTTTTACTTCTAATTTTAATTATCGTATTAATTTTCTTGGTTATTTACTATGTCCAAATGTAA
- a CDS encoding isochorismatase family cysteine hydrolase: MLNKIFVVDMVNGFALNGNLYSKNIENIIEPIANFLEKNNGSSITFLCDSHEQDDIEMNEYPLHCLKNTIESEVVNKLTKYAKNIVYKNCTNSFFFINKEELHNFEKIELVGCCTDICVLQLALTLKTYFNSLKINKDIIVYSDLVATFDNENHNAEEFNDFALKLMKNAGINVKKWSK; encoded by the coding sequence ATGTTAAATAAGATTTTTGTTGTTGATATGGTTAATGGTTTTGCTTTAAACGGCAATTTATATTCTAAAAATATTGAAAATATTATTGAACCAATTGCAAACTTTTTAGAAAAAAATAATGGTAGCTCAATCACTTTTCTTTGTGACTCGCATGAGCAAGATGATATTGAAATGAATGAATATCCACTTCACTGTTTAAAAAATACAATTGAAAGTGAAGTTGTAAATAAATTAACTAAATATGCAAAAAATATTGTTTATAAAAATTGTACTAATTCATTCTTTTTTATAAATAAGGAAGAGTTACATAATTTTGAAAAAATTGAGCTTGTTGGTTGCTGCACTGATATTTGTGTTTTGCAATTAGCTCTAACTCTTAAGACATATTTCAATTCTTTAAAAATTAATAAAGATATAATTGTATACAGTGATTTAGTAGCAACTTTTGATAATGAAAATCACAACGCTGAAGAGTTTAATGATTTTGCGTTAAAATTAATGAAAAATGCTGGAATAAATGTTAAAAAATGATCGAAATAG
- a CDS encoding MAG0490 family ComEA-like DNA-binding protein, which yields MNIFITLIFIIVSGAVIYYTVFPNSFIESKKTENKQEIYTYKLEGAVKFNEISSEVQLTYRELVFKAKVLSQADLSNINLEEKAPINISIFIPFENSKITWNSINSYQDFYYRGITKKISELLWEFKQKNINKRISWEDIASIKGVGVTTLKKLKKFLILD from the coding sequence ATGAATATTTTTATAACTTTGATTTTTATTATTGTTAGTGGTGCGGTTATCTACTACACTGTTTTTCCTAATTCTTTCATAGAAAGTAAAAAGACTGAAAATAAGCAAGAAATTTATACTTACAAACTTGAGGGAGCAGTTAAGTTCAATGAAATAAGTTCAGAAGTACAACTTACGTATAGAGAATTGGTTTTTAAGGCTAAAGTACTTTCTCAAGCAGATTTATCTAATATTAATTTAGAAGAAAAGGCACCAATAAATATTTCTATTTTCATTCCGTTTGAAAATTCAAAAATAACTTGAAATTCAATTAATAGTTATCAAGATTTTTATTACCGTGGAATAACTAAAAAAATTTCAGAATTGTTATGAGAATTTAAACAAAAAAACATTAATAAGAGGATCTCGTGAGAAGATATAGCAAGTATAAAGGGTGTTGGAGTAACTACTTTGAAAAAATTAAAAAAGTTTTTGATATTAGATTAA
- the trmD gene encoding tRNA (guanosine(37)-N1)-methyltransferase TrmD → MKINFLTLFPSYFNPFVDESIINKAIQKGLIDIKVIDFRDFSRSKHRKVDDEIYGGGHGLLLQIEPIDLALKSLENNGGYKILVSPQGKKFTQEMANNLAKKDQITFISGRYEGFDERVVSLVDEEISIGDYVLTGGELPSMVMADSIIRLVPGVIREESHIYDSFQNDGLLDYPQYTRPRIYNGMEVPEVLVNGNHKQIQEWKEKARYEKTLKNRPDIIERMKNHAK, encoded by the coding sequence ATGAAAATTAATTTTTTGACTTTATTTCCTAGTTATTTCAATCCATTTGTTGATGAAAGTATAATTAACAAAGCAATTCAAAAAGGATTGATAGATATTAAAGTAATTGATTTTAGAGATTTTAGTCGTAGTAAGCATCGAAAAGTTGATGATGAAATTTACGGCGGAGGGCATGGTTTACTTTTACAAATTGAACCAATTGATTTAGCTTTAAAATCACTAGAAAATAACGGTGGATACAAAATTTTGGTTTCTCCACAAGGAAAAAAGTTCACACAAGAGATGGCAAATAATCTTGCAAAAAAAGATCAAATAACCTTTATTTCAGGTAGATATGAAGGATTTGATGAAAGAGTTGTAAGTCTGGTTGATGAAGAGATTTCAATTGGTGATTATGTCTTAACTGGAGGTGAATTACCTTCAATGGTAATGGCTGACTCAATCATTAGACTAGTACCTGGAGTTATTCGTGAAGAATCACATATTTATGACTCATTTCAAAATGATGGTTTATTAGATTATCCACAATATACTAGACCTAGAATTTACAATGGAATGGAAGTTCCAGAAGTACTAGTGAATGGAAATCATAAACAAATTCAAGAATGAAAAGAAAAAGCAAGATATGAGAAAACACTTAAAAATCGCCCTGATATTATAGAAAGGATGAAAAATCATGCAAAATAG
- the rpsP gene encoding 30S ribosomal protein S16: protein MVKIRLKRMGSKFNAFYKVVAADSRAPRDGKFIEALGHYNPHTKELVLNEEATSKWLANGAQPTVTVSNLFRAKKLTEKLMPGK from the coding sequence ATGGTTAAAATTAGACTAAAACGTATGGGAAGCAAATTTAATGCTTTTTATAAAGTTGTTGCTGCTGACTCTAGAGCTCCACGTGATGGAAAATTCATCGAAGCTTTAGGACACTACAACCCACATACAAAAGAATTAGTTTTAAATGAAGAAGCTACATCAAAATGATTAGCAAATGGTGCTCAACCAACTGTTACAGTTTCAAACTTATTTAGAGCTAAGAAACTTACTGAAAAATTAATGCCTGGTAAATAA
- a CDS encoding M42 family metallopeptidase produces MNKEEFKNRLIQYMEIEGMSRFEEPVAQALKNNTFSQNFEYTRDGFGSLIIHKKSKKVNAPKVMVAAHMDEVGYLVRLIDPKGQLLLSPVGGIWPTVVVGTKTKLVTSKNEEFIGVFGHTSIHIMENEKVSKSITNKEIYADFGFTSDTDAKENGVEIGDRVYLSGETIKFKNEDLIGGKAMDNRAGVTVLDYIANQIKDLELDVDLYLVGTVQEEVGTRSAKTSVSIINPDVAIALDTTSSHDTIGTIPGTTRLFGGAALRIHDGGTMMDPKLVKYLYDLSKEKDIKAYKFIAAGGGTDAAQLQYGRGGVATITISLPQRYLHSPIGVCSISDLMSSGNLIIEFIKSFNEEKFNEMKYK; encoded by the coding sequence ATGAATAAAGAAGAATTTAAAAATAGATTAATTCAGTACATGGAAATTGAAGGAATGTCTCGTTTTGAGGAACCTGTTGCACAAGCTTTAAAAAATAATACTTTTAGTCAAAATTTTGAATACACTCGTGATGGTTTTGGTTCGCTAATTATTCATAAAAAGTCTAAAAAAGTTAATGCACCTAAAGTTATGGTTGCTGCTCACATGGATGAAGTTGGTTATTTAGTAAGATTAATCGATCCTAAAGGACAATTATTACTCTCACCGGTTGGAGGAATTTGACCTACAGTAGTTGTTGGTACTAAAACTAAATTAGTAACAAGTAAAAATGAGGAGTTTATTGGTGTTTTTGGACACACTTCAATTCACATTATGGAAAATGAGAAAGTGTCTAAATCAATAACAAATAAAGAAATCTATGCTGATTTTGGATTTACTTCAGACACTGATGCAAAAGAAAATGGTGTTGAAATAGGTGACAGAGTTTATCTAAGTGGAGAAACAATCAAGTTCAAAAATGAAGACTTAATTGGTGGAAAAGCAATGGATAACCGTGCTGGCGTTACAGTGCTTGATTATATTGCAAATCAAATCAAAGATCTTGAACTTGATGTTGACTTGTATCTTGTTGGAACAGTACAAGAAGAAGTTGGAACTCGTAGTGCCAAAACTTCAGTTTCAATAATTAATCCAGATGTAGCGATTGCCTTAGATACTACTAGTTCACATGACACAATTGGAACAATCCCAGGTACAACCAGATTATTTGGTGGTGCTGCTTTAAGAATTCATGATGGCGGAACTATGATGGATCCAAAATTAGTTAAATATCTTTATGATTTATCTAAAGAAAAAGATATTAAGGCATACAAATTTATTGCTGCTGGTGGTGGAACCGATGCTGCTCAATTACAATATGGTCGTGGTGGAGTTGCAACAATAACTATTTCTCTTCCACAAAGATATCTTCATTCACCAATTGGAGTTTGTTCTATTTCTGATTTAATGAGTTCAGGTAACTTGATTATTGAATTTATTAAAAGTTTTAACGAAGAAAAATTTAATGAGATGAAATACAAATAA